The Amycolatopsis sp. DG1A-15b genome contains the following window.
CTCGATCACCGGCTGAAGCTTGGCTAGCGCGGCTCCATAAGAGATCATTCGCATATTATGCCACGCCTTTTCACCCAAGACGTGACGACGCGCCGCCCCGGACTCGCCCTAACCAGCACGGCGTGGCCCGCCCATGGATGTCCGTTGCGCGCACGCCGCCTTAGAGTCGTCGCGCGCGCTCCAGATACGCCCGGGGAAGGACCGTTCCCGGCGGCCACTTCTTCTCGAGCAGTGCAACCAGCCCAGGCGCTGCGCCACTGCTCGGTATCGCTCCTTTGTGGCTGATGTCGTCGAGCAGTTCAGCAATGAGGATGGCCAACGTGGTCGGACCCGTTCCGCTATACCCCCACGTCAGGCCATATGCCGTGTCGTGTGGCGCCGGGTAGAGGATGTCGTCGTCGGTGCGGATCCAGATCGGGTCCTCAAGGATCACCTCTCGCAGCGGCGACGAGGTCGGGAGGCGGTCGAGCGCCAAGGCTAGGATGGGCTCGTCGTCGGCAGGCACCGCGACCGGGATATCACTGAGCGGGTCGATCATGGTCCTGGCGGTGTGGTCGCGGTCCAGCAGGACGTACTGCGCGACCCTTCTCGCCGGCTCGAGGCGAAACAGGAACTGCTGGCCACAGAAGGTATTACGGGAGATCTCGATGACGTGGGCGTGAGCGAGGTCTTTGCCGCCATCCCACAGGGCCAGGACACGCATACACTGCTCGGCAAGCAAGTCGTCTCGAGCTTGCACATCTCGCCAGCCGATCCTGCGGACGGTCTCGTCCAGATCGCCTGCTTCGACAGTCACGTCCCGCGGCGCGGCGTCTGCCGCCAGCGTGATCTGGTCGGTAGTGATGCGACGGGCGGCGAGCTGTTCGGCGAGGATCCGCACGTCGGCCGACTCGGCATCGCGGGAGGCGATGACCTGCGCGAGGTGGATCATCGCCCGCTGAACCGCGTGCCCCGCGGGGTAGAGGATGGCCATCCGCAGCAGCGGCGTGACATCGACGGCAGGAATACCGGGATGGCGTGCGGTGCCGGCGCCGGGGCGCCAGGTGGTTATCAGGGCTGGATCACGATAGATGCTCGGCCAGTACGGTGCTGGCTGCCCCAATACTCGCGCCAGGTGCTCCCACCGCAGACTCAGCCGCCGTGGCGTAATGGCATCGCGGCCTGCGATCGCTTCCAACGCCGGGCCGCGGATGTCCCAGTCGTGCTCGACCCGGATATAGGCAGCCGCGCCCAGCTGCCACTCCACAATCTCCTCGAACCCCAGCCGATGCTCGCCGATCTGCCAGGTCACGACAACCACACCGTGCGGCGTGTACCAGCGTTGCAGGATCGCAGCGGGCTGCTCGTCGCTGGGATGCCTACGGAAGGGCTCAGCACCGAGGTAGGCAGCGGGCTCAGTGGCCGCCGGCCACCACTCGAGCGTCAAGTCGCGAAGGTCACGGTATCCGGTGGCGTTGATCCAGTCACGTATTGCGGGGATAGGCCAGTAGGAGCCCTCGCCGTCGTGGGCTGCGGGCGGGAGTCCTCGCTTGCGTCGCAGCCGCTGGAGGCGTCGTTCGCTGACGTGGAGCAACGTCCGTAACTCAGCCTCGTAGATCTTGTGAACGTACTTAGTCGAGCCCATCCGCGAATCGCTCCCCTTCAGGTTCGCAGCCGGTCTCCGGTATACCGGCTACCACCCACAGCCCCCGAGGCTTGACGCGGGATTACAGCCCAACGGAGCAGGAACTCTCAGCCGCGACGAACTGCTGGGCTCACGGCGTCGCCGCAGAGTGGCGGACACGGGCACACACGAGACAGCTGCCTCATGACTCGGGACATGTGTCCGAATGCGGCGTCAAAGCCGCCGATGAACGATCGGCGAGGTCGCCGGCGATCAGCTAGCCGACGCCCATGGCGCTTCGCGCCGTAGCCATCTTCATGACCAGCCGGTTGGGCGTGAGCTTGACTGGCGTGAAGTGATACTTGCGGTAGAAGTCAGCAGCTTTCTCGTCGATCGCGTCAACAACAATCAGTCGCCCAGCACTGACCTCAGCGGCGCCGACCAGCTTGCCGATGGCGTCGACAAGCAGATCCGCACCGAACCCCTGCCCTTGAAGGGACTTGTCGAGGGCCAGCCGGCCCAGCAGGAAGCCCGGGACCATGCTAGATTGACCGCCCGCCTGTCCCGAGCTGAGTTCGTCGCGGGCGATGGCAGTGGGCGCGAACGCGAAGTAAGCACGCACCTCGACACTGTCCGGATCGTCGGTCCAGACGTGGGTACGAGCTGTGTAGGCCTTCTCTGCCCTGCGCGCTTCGTTGCGCAACCACGTATTGAGGCTCTCGACTTCGCAGTCGAACGCCTCGAGGTCGTGCTCGTCCCTAAGCCTGGTTGAGTGGTACGTCACCCTCGCTTGAACCGCCTCGGCCGCGCGAACGCCTTCGCCAGCTCAGGCGCCTCGTCGGCAACATCGAGCGAGGCGAACAGGGCATCGAACTGCTCCGCCGGCATGAGTGTGACCTCGGCGCGGGCCAGGACGTGCTGGGCGCGATCGAGTGCGGCATTGCGAGTGAAGTCGGACACGCTTTCGTGTAGGTGCTTGGCTGCGTCCTCGATGAGCTCTCGGTCAGTCTTGCTGACGCGCATCTCTAGACGCTCGTCCTTCGTGGCCATGAGCGGTCAGTCCTCTGGGTGATACATGCGTGGCGTGGGCAGGCGGCGGATAGGTGGCATGCTCGCAGCACCAGTGAAGCTTCGGACCTCGGGCAAGAGTCTGCCGAAGTTTGCACCTGTCTGCCCGCTCCACTGTACGGGCAACGTCCGTACAGTGGCCAGAGCAATGCTGAGACCGTCACAGTGCCGCAGCACAGGAGAGTCTCTGCCGAGCGATCCGGGCCCGCCAAGCAGGTGCCAACGGATTGCCCTGCCGGCCTTGGGTGCCGCCCTGCGCGATAGGCAGGCCGGTTTGAGGGGCGGGCCCATAGGTCCTTGGCAAGAGGGTTCGTGCCCCTCGATCGACCGGAGACCATCATCGAGGCCCCGCATCCGCCCGTAACATCACCCATCTCGGTCTATCCGCAGCAGGCCTCATCGAGCTGCGATCTGAAGGACCGTCACGTACCTACCAGCTGAATGGAGCCCACGGACTTGCCTTGGGTCCGCCGACGACCGAGCCCCTCCTGTCTCCAAGCTCGCAAGGCGGACACCCCTGTCCATCGTGTATCGGCACCGTGAGGTCAGCACCCTCCTCCTCAGCTCAAACGGCTTCGTTGCGCAAGATCGCAACCTGACTGAGTCCAACGCCACACTTCCCGTACCGGTGTTCTCGGATATCACCCGGGACCGACTGCCACATCGCGGCAGCAAGAGTGACGTTTCAGCAGGTCATCGCCGGTTCTTGGTTGCGACTGCCTAGCTGATCCGTGCCATCTGCCGCAACACTCACCTGGCCGTACCTGAGCTCAGCGCACTGCACGATAATCGTCGTCAACGACTGTGCTGAACGTTGACACTAGGGCTCCGGCGGCCCGACCGAGACTCTCGTGCAGCAGCGCACCAAACAACTCCATCGACCCAGCAGGTTGCCACCAGCATTGCAGCTCTAGCGTGGACCGAGATCATCTTGGGTTGGTCCGTGGATGCACGGCTGCTATGCTCGCTACAAAGCTCTGCGTGTGGCTGCACCAACAGCCGCTCGTCAGGGCTTTTTGTCGTCTGAGGAGAGGTGTGAGTGACCGAGCCATACGTGGGTAACCCTCGTCACAAGCAGCCGTGGCAGCCAGGCGCCAAAGGCACCCTGTGTCCACCAGGGGTGGATGGCGCCGGACTGTTCGCGGGCGCAACCCCGGACGCAGCTCATCCAGGCAAGCGGTATGCCACTGACGGTGACCACGCTTACTGCGCTCACCCGAACGTGAAGAACCCTGGCGATGGCCAGGAGGTCGTGTGGCACGGGTTCCCTGTGCCGTGGAGCGCAGTGCCTGTAGCAATCCAGAAGGAATGGGTCGACAAAGGCCTGATCAGCAAGATCCGGAAGAGGGGCTGACATGTCATCGGTCACGTGGCGATACTTGACGGGCGACACGGCGTCCTTCGCCGTCGAGTTTGCGCTTGTCGCCGACGACGTTGCCGACTGGATGGTCGATCCGGACGAGAGGCTGACCTGGGGCGCATTGTCGATCTGGGTGGGCGGCGCTAACGTCTGCGAGCACGTCGTGCAAGGCGAAGTACTGCGAGGCGCGCACTGGTACTTGCTACCCATCCTGGAATGGCTCGTTGAGCAGTGGGACCCCTTACTGCACGAGGAGCGGATGCCTGTGCCCGCAGCCGGACCGAACGCGGCACGGGGTTCCCAGCACGCAGCGATGCTCGCCGAGTTTCAGGCATCGACAGATAACAGCATCGAACTTGCGGAGGCCGTGGAGACCTGGGTGCAGCGTCACAGCTTGCGTGCCAGTGCGCCCGGCGCCCTCCTTCCAGACCTTTACATTCGCCGAGACGGAGACCGTGTTGAATTTTCTGTCGGCTCCGACCCTCTCGCTGGCGCGGATTGGGGCGTTACCTTCACCCAGCGGCGCACCATAGAGCGCATCGCCGTGGAAGACGTTGCCAACACCCTCTACGACGCCGTGACCATGTTTAATGCCCATCTTATGCGGCGGCATCCGGATAACAGACGGTATCGCGAACTACAGGAACGCTTGGATTCCTTGCCCATGGAATCCAGTAGCCCTGCACGCGTGGCTTGGCTAAGTGGCGCCGGCGCACAAGTCGAGGATTTCCGGCAGCTGTGGCAGGACGTACGCGACGCAATACCCGCCCACCTCCGCGAACAGCTCAACCAGTCCGAATCCCTGTCGTTGGTCGGCGGGGGGCTTGCTGAACTAGCAAGCCCTGCAGCACTGCTGTTTGGCTCACTCTCCCCGACCATCGCCGCCGATGACGTGGCAACGCTGTACCAAGCCTTACTGCAGGGAACGCCCAGCTGCCAGGGCACCAAGCGACTGCAGGAAGCAGGCATCAAAATTTTGCAAGACGTGGAGCTAGCAGGGCTCACCCCAGGAGAACAAGGTAGCGTCCTGGGTGAGGAGGCTTGGCGACTACTAGCGCCACAAAAAGGTCGGATTGTAGACGTTAAAGAGATTCTACAAGACCTTGAGGTTCACATTGACCACGTGAAGATCAAGGATCGAAGTGTGCGAGCAGTCAGCATGCTTGGCGTTGATGGCTCGGCTCGAATTGTCGTTAATGATTCTTTTGAACTAGGCGTCACTGACGCTATCGAGCGATTCACACTCGCCCACGAACTCGGGCATCTACTATTAGATCAGGACCGCGCAACACAAATGATAGTTGCCAGCGGAGAATGGGCTCCAGTCGAGATTGAGCGGCGAGCAAACGCGTTCGCCGCAGCTTTCCTTGCGCCGCTGCCAATGCTAAATGCAGCCACGTCCGCACTTCACGCACCTGCAATCAGCGCTTTGTCTCGCACCCAGATACATGCCGTCGCAAAAACGATGCGTGTTAGTTTTTCGGCACTCGTTGGCCGCCTGCAAAACATTGGTTGGATTACTCCGGAGAGGGCAGATGTGTTGCGTTCACAGGTCTAGCTGCGGATATGACCGACGCGTCCAGCGGCGAGCTACACGGATCAGCAGATGATTGACATATCCCCACTCAAGTCACCCGCTGTAGACGCATTGTCCCGGCAGGTGCCCGACGGCATCCGCCTACCAGAATGCTGTCCTGCTGTCGCTGGCCGGGCGACAAGTGGCTACGGGCAAGAGCCTGCACGCTCATGACCGACCGCTCCCCAGGTTCACTAAGTGCCTCTAGGGCGAGCCGCAATCGTGGCTGTGACGACTGTGGGCCAGCCGCGCCTCGCCGAGCGAGTCCGTATGCGGAATATTGATCATGGTCGGGTTTACAGTGGTTGACATGGCGCTGTCAACGCGCTGAGCTTGCATTATGAAGCTCGGCGGGGCTCGTGTCGGACCACGAACCCCGCCGAGTGCGCAGTGGATGACCGGTCAGTGCGGGTACAGGGTTGCGAGTCCTGTGAGTACCAGCACCAGCAGGGTCACCAGCCGGGTTGCCGTCATGGTCACCGATCCGGAGATCGTGACGGTGATCCGGTTCTTCTGCACATCACTCCGCTGATCTCGGTTGTCTTCCAAGATCAACTCACCTATCCCACTCTCCGAAGCGCCGCCACACTGGTGTCTGGCGAAGCCGGGGCTCGGAGTGCTCCCTCGGCTGCAGCACGAGGAACCACGGGACCGGCGCCTACAAGTAGACCGGTCCGGGCTGCGCGACAGCGGGTGCGACACACCCCCTCTTTTGACCGGCGCTCGCCGACCTCGTCATACCCACTGCGCCCCTCCCTCCGGGGCCGACGCCGTCCGGCAGGGCCGCCGCCTCGAGAAGGCTGAACGACCGCCGCGCAGGCGGTGCGGATGACGTCCACTCGGCCCCATGCCTTACCTCCTTGCTCCTGACGACGCCTCGCTGTCGCGTCCGTCGTGATCGCCAGTTCAGCGCCCTCACGAGGTCTCCGGCCACCATCTCGGAGGAAATCGGAAGGCGCGGCCACAGCGGCGATGGCCTTGACCTGCAGGTTCGCTGATGTAAGCCGATGGTCTTCTAGTCTGTTCTCGGAGGGCACGGGAGAGGAGGTGAGCGCAGTCGGTGGGTGACGGCAGGGAAACAGCGGTCGATCCGATGGTGATCGAGACCCCCCGGCAGCTTGCCGACAGCCTCAACCGTCTCCGCGAGCGACGCGGCCTGTCACTGGAGGACTTGCAACGGTCAGCAGAGGCGTTGTCCCGTCGCGCCGGCGGTCGGGCATGGGCGCCTCTGCGGAGGTCCACAGTCAGCGACATGATCAACGGCAGGCGGCTGCCGAAGCAGGAGAGGCTGCTGACGTTCCTGAAGGTCTGCGAGGTGACGCCAGCGGACGTGGCGTTGTGGATCGCGGCGCTGGAACGCGCACGCGCCTCAGGATCTGCCCCGCCCGCGGGAGCCGTTCAGGTTGCCAACGCCGACCCGCGACGGCTGGGGGTTCATGCATCGATCCAGGTCGACGGAGCAACCGGAGATGTGCCGATCTACGTCCCACGTGACTTCGACACCCGGCTACGCCAGGCGCTGGCTTCCGCGGACGGCGGTGCCTTCGTGCTCTTGCTCGGTCCGTCGTCGGCCGGCAAGACCCGCAGCCTCTACGAGGGTGTGCGCGCCGAGCTCGACAGCCACTGGCTGCTCGTACCCGACATCACCGGCGACGTCGTCAGCGGGCTCGAGGCGGCAGGGCCCGGCACGGTCGTCTGGCTTGACGACCTGCAGAAGCACTTCGCCGCAGGCCACAACGTCAGTTCGACGGCTGCGCGCAGGTTGCTCGACTCCGGCGTGGTTCTCGCAGCCACGATGTGGCCCGAGGACTACGCCGCCCGCACCGCGCCACGCGTGCCTGGCGCCGCTGACCCGCACGCGGACGCCCGGGACCTGCTGGACATGGCGACTGTAATAGAGGTCTCGGAAGACCTATCCCCCGCGGAACGCAGCCGCGCCGACGCCTTAACGGAGGCCGACCCTCGGCTGCGGGTCGCGCTGGCCGCGAGCGCCGATGGAGGCATGATCCAGCTCCTCGCCGCCGGCCCGCAGCTCGTGCGGTGGTGGGAGCAGGCTCCGACGCCCTACGCCCAGTCCGTGCTCACTGCCGCGATCGACGCGCGCCGTCTGGGGAACGACGCCCCGCTATCGTCCGGCTACCTTCATGACGCCGCACCCGGGTATCTGAACGCCTCCGAACGCGCATCAGCGCCCGCGAACTGGTTCGAGCGAGCCGTCACCTACGCAACCACGGTGCTCCACGGGGCCACCTCAGCGCTCAGCCCGGTCGACGCCGGAACGATGGGCAGTCTCGCCGGCTACACCGTCGCCGACTACCTGTTTCAGCACGGCCGCCGCACACGCCGCGCCACATGTCCACCTGACTCCACCTGGAAAAGCCTTGCCAGCCACACCGCCGACACGCAGACCCTGCGACGGATTGGCCATGCTGCGCAGAGCCGACTGCGCCTTCGCCACGCCGAGACGTGCTTCCGCGCGTGCCTGGCCCGCGGCGGAGACGCCGCCCATGAGCTCATCGACCTGCTGGTGCGGCAACGCCGCCTCGACGAGGCGACAGCCCTTCTCCGCGCCCACTCCACCGACGCGCGCGCCAGGGCGATGCTGGCCAGACTCCTTGCCGAACACGACGATGTATCCGCGCTTCAACACGACGCGGACGCAGGTGATTGGCTGGCACGGGCATGGCTGACGGAAGTCCTCGCCCGACGCGGCGACACCGAGGCGCTTCAAGCCCACGCCGACCACGGAGACCTCTTAGCCCGCGGCCGCCTGGACGACCTGAACCTTTCCAGCCAGCATCTCGACGACCTCCGGAGGAGGGCGGCCGCGGGAGATCAGTTCGCTGGCGGGCGCCTCGCCGCGGCCGAGGCTGAGTACGGCCCAGCCCGCCAACCCCCGGTCGACGAGACAACCGTCGTACACGAAGAACCACTCACCATCTTCACAAGCAATGAGCTCTGTCGGTTTGTCGACATTTTGAAGTCCGGCGGCGACGCCTCGGCCGCGGCGGATTTCCTGGACACCTGCAGCGCCGCACTGATCGACGATGCCGACGACTTGCGCGCGGCATACCTCGCCGAGACCGACCTCGACCGGCTTCGCGACATTGCCGACACCGGGGAGTGGTCGGCCAACGCCAAACTCGCCGAGCTCGCGAAGACCTCCGGAGACTTGGACGACCTGGCGATGGCAGCCGAGGACAACTCCTTCGCCGTGGTGAAACTCGCGGACCGCATGGTCGCCAGCGGCAACCTCGACGATGCGATCCGCTTCCTCACCGAACTCGCCGATGAGGGCGACGACTTCGCCGAGATGCACCTGTGCAGCCTGCTTGCAGCACACGAGAGGGAAGCCGAGCTCGCTGACCGAGCGGCCAACACTGAGTATTACGCTGGTACCTGGATCGATTACCTCGTTGTACACGACCGCAGTGACGAGGCTCTCGCGTTCCTGCGTCCACGTGTCGAGCACGGAGACACACTGGCTGCCAGCCAGCTGGGCGACGTTCTCGTTCAGCTCGGCAGAGTCGACGAAGCCATATCCCTGCTCCGTTCCTTCACTTACGCCAACGAGTTCCTCGACGGCGACGGTCCAGCGGCCGCAGGCCTCATCAACGTGCTCGCCCAGCATGCTCGGATTCGCGAACTGCGCGAAGAAGTCGACGCCGGCACCGCGGGCGCGGTAGAGGCCTGGCTGGCCGCGCTCGTCACCCACAACCGGATTAACTACGAACACGCCCAACTGCTCCATTGCGCCGGGCTGTCAGGCGAGACGCCAACAGTGACGGGGCCTCCGAATTCGGCCGGCTGACCTGGCTCCCAGATCAACCGAGACCGATGATCTGGAGAAGTATATGATCGCCTGGCGCCGCTCGCGTACTCCGCAGGTCCAGTGCCGAGCGCAGTCCCCCGGCCAGCGTCGCTTTCTGCTGTAGACATCGGCTGACCGCCGCCCCAGCCTTACTACGCAGACAGTATTGCCTTGAATCGCGGGGTGATATCGGTTCCGAGGTGTTTACCTGCGGCGATCCGGATTCGGTGCCCGTTGACGTGCGCAGAGAACGAGCCGGCGGCCTCGATGTCGGCGGCCGGCACCTCGCGGGCCCAGAGCACCTCGTAGGTAGCGTGGTCGAAGGCAATCAAGACAGCGATGTCGAAGTCGAACGAGCGGAAGACCGAGAAGATCGCGCCTGCGCCGGTGTTCGGGCCGACGATCCTCGCCTTGACCTGCACCCGCTTCCCGTCTTTACTTTCGAGGTCGTAGGACTTGACCGAATTCGGCTCCAGCTCTCCCTCGTAGACGCGGGCAGTGAGGTACTCAGCGTAATCCCCCAGGGGAGCGTTCCCGGTCCTGATGACTTCGCGGCGGCGCAGCTCCTGCAGGATCGCCGCGTAGTAGCCCAGCAGGTCTGGAACAGAGGCTGCACGCAGGCTGTCGGTGTCCACTCCCGGACAGTACGCATCAGCCGGCAATATCGTGATGAACCTGCCTGTCCGTCGACGCGGTACAGCCCGATGCCGCGCCGATCGCGACGTCAGCGTGGGCGAGCCAGACGCACCGGTTGGCTCTGGTGAGCGTCTTCCCGCAAACCAAGGTGGCGCTGAACGGTACGGTCGTTCCTGTCATCGCAGCCGCCCGCCCCGCGGCTTGCAGACCTGGCTGGACGAACGGAGGGGCAGCAGGGTGACCTCGTGGACGCACGTCCGGCCATCGTGGTCGGTGCCGCCCGCCCGGGTGGCGACGTTTACACCCACTTCGGCTCGCTGCTGGGTTCGAGGCTCACCTCCACATCGCATTGCGCCTCGGCCTCGTCGAGCGTGCATCCGAGCCGATCGCCGACAACGAGCCGGACATTGTCCTCACCGTCAGCGGCAGCGAATTCGTCGCTGCGTATCGTCTCACCGAGCTGCCGGCCGGGCCAACTACTGGCACGGCCCCCGCGCCGACCCACTGTTAGAGGCCGTCTCCGCAGAGCTCACCCGGCGATGGGACATCGTCGCCAGCAGCCGCGCACCATCGTCCCCGGACAGAGCAGCATGACCAGTGTCGACTACACATTGTCTGAGTTGTTGACTCACGCGGCACGGCGGATCCACAACGACGCGCACCTGGAGATCCAACCCGCCGTAGCCGGCGCCCCGGTCCGGCCTGTCGACGTCAATGCGCTCGCCGATCGACCGCCTGCGGGCATTGGAGCAACCCTCGCACAGCAGGACGCGCGTCCCAGGAACTCGGACAAGCGACCCGATAGAGTTTGATGCCTCTTCTGAAATTCAGAGCTGCTGAAAAAACCAGCGCGGCGCGTCCCGGTTGTTGTTGCCCAGCGGACCCGGCAGCTTCGGCGAGATCAGCGGTTCACTGGCAGCCAAGACCCGAAAACCCTGGTTCCGGTAGAAGTCGGCTTCGGCACTCGCGCAGCCACCGATCCACAGCGTCCCCGCCAGCAACTGGGCACGAGCGAACGCGATCAGGGCCGTAGCGACTCCACGGCCGCGTGCACGTGGGTCGACGACGAGCCACTTGAGCAGCGACACTTCAGTGGGAACCGGGAGCTCGTGGAGGGCATGGGTGTACAGCAGCCCGATCGGCGTCGCATCGATCTCGGCCTTGATCAGGTGAGCCAGCGGGGATCGGAGGGCATCGTCGCGGGCCTGCGGGGCTTGGCGTTCACGCGGGGTATACGGCAGGTGCTCGCGGCGCAGCCGATCGATCCACAACTCATCGGCAGCCGCGGCAGGCTTGATGACCACAGCGGCGGCGAGGTCGTCGGGTAAATCGAGCGCGATGTCCCGCGCCGTCCCGGCCGCCGGGTGGGACGACGAGGACGGGATCGGTTTGCAGACAGGTGCGCGTTTGCGGCGTGCCATCGACGGCCCTCCCGGTTCGCTTCCACCCATACCGATCGCCGGCGGGACGGCGACCGGCGTGTAGCTTTCCCCTGCCTGCGGACGGCTAGGGATCAAGCTGGTCAGGTTCTACTGGTGACGCCCGCCCACATGTACGGCCGCGCGTCTTCCTGCTCGGCGTCCAGCCGCGTCCCAGGGTGGGACGCCAGTCGGGGGATGGACGATGCCGGGCGTGAGCAGTTCCCATCCCGGGCTGTCCAGCCAGCCGGCGATGGTGCCGCAGTCGCGCAGCCACATGGGATTGCTGGTGTCGCGGTAACGGTCGACCACGGCCTGGAAGTTGCCGGCACCGGGCTCGGGCGCTGGCTTGCAGTAGAGGAAGACTCCGTGCGCGGACGCGGAGCTCATCGGACACGCCCAAGTCCATCGGTGATATGTACCACACTTCCGCGCGCCGTCCATGACCCGTGTCGTGACCCGAAACTGCGTCTAACGGTGTGAAATCTGGGGTCACGGCCGCCAAAGATGGTGACATAGTTGCTGGTAGAGACCCTAGGAGTCGTCGTCGCCCACTCTCCTAAAGCGGGTGTCGCAGGTTCGAATCCTGCCGGGGGCACCGATCCAGCCGCGTGCGTACCCTTCGTTCCGTAGTCGGACGTGATGACGCGGCTACAGGACGCGGGGGCTCGAATGCACGTCGCGGGAACGGTGAACCTGATGTGTGGCTGTTCCCGGCCCGCGAGCAGAACCACCTCGGCCTGCGGGATCCATTTGCGCAGCGTCTCGCTGAAGACAACGACCTCCGGCCGAGCGAACACGCTGTCACCCGTACACGAAGCGCAGGGTTTCGTTCGTTGGTCGACGCGGTGTCGTAACCCTCGCCCGTGGGCAGCGCCGGATGCCACGCTCGGGTGGGCATCGCGAAGGAGGCGTCGGTGTGGCATACGCCGCCGTACGTGGTCGTCGAGTGGCTCGGGCGCGTCAATTCGCAGTCATGGCGGCGATGTGCATGTCGAGTGCTGTCACGAAATGATCGTTGCGTCGCAAGCTGCTGGCTTTCAACCGCCCGGTGAAGCCGGTTGTCGCCCCGAGGCTGAGCGGCTCGGAGGAATAGCGGTCCAGAAGTGCCGCCAGCGACATGCGCGGCCGTACGACGATCGGCCGCTCACTGAGCTGCCATGCCTCCCGCTCTCCGGCCACGGACGACGCAGCAGCCGGCCAGCGTCCTCCCCGGGTCAGCACAGAGCGACCGACGTCCACAGGCTGCCCCGGAGACACGAGACGACGACCAATCCATTCCGCCACGGGCACCGTGACGGCGTTACCAACCATCTTCCAGCGCTCTCCGAGCTTGCCGGCGCCCTCGGTCCAGCCCGCCCTGAACCCTTGCAACCGCTCGCCCGCACAAATGCTGGGACGGCAGATCGCCTTGCCGATCTCCGCACCGGGGATCCATACGCCAGGAGGCGAGGCGATGCCGAGTTTTGAGCCGCCTTTGAGAGTCGGCGTGACTCCTTCGCCCCAGCCAATGCCGCGGTTGCCCTCGGTCCAGTAAAAGCCGTAGGCGCTATGGCGCTTCTGGGCGACAGGCGCATCAACCTCATCGGCGAGAAGAATCCGGCGGGGATCCTCGC
Protein-coding sequences here:
- a CDS encoding GNAT family N-acetyltransferase; this encodes MARRKRAPVCKPIPSSSSHPAAGTARDIALDLPDDLAAAVVIKPAAAADELWIDRLRREHLPYTPRERQAPQARDDALRSPLAHLIKAEIDATPIGLLYTHALHELPVPTEVSLLKWLVVDPRARGRGVATALIAFARAQLLAGTLWIGGCASAEADFYRNQGFRVLAASEPLISPKLPGPLGNNNRDAPRWFFQQL
- the dcm gene encoding DNA (cytosine-5-)-methyltransferase translates to MGLFSGIGGLELGLSRAGIETQLLCEYWEPAATTLRRRFEAPVVGDIRELEVLPDCDVVTAGFPCTDLSQVGRTAGITGGESGLIREVFRLVADSSPTWLVLENVPNMLTLHAGAPIRHITEWLDENGWNWAYRTVDSQHFGVRQRRRRVFLVASQSEDPRRILLADEVDAPVAQKRHSAYGFYWTEGNRGIGWGEGVTPTLKGGSKLGIASPPGVWIPGAEIGKAICRPSICAGERLQGFRAGWTEGAGKLGERWKMVGNAVTVPVAEWIGRRLVSPGQPVDVGRSVLTRGGRWPAAASSVAGEREAWQLSERPIVVRPRMSLAALLDRYSSEPLSLGATTGFTGRLKASSLRRNDHFVTALDMHIAAMTAN
- a CDS encoding ImmA/IrrE family metallo-endopeptidase, with translation MSSVTWRYLTGDTASFAVEFALVADDVADWMVDPDERLTWGALSIWVGGANVCEHVVQGEVLRGAHWYLLPILEWLVEQWDPLLHEERMPVPAAGPNAARGSQHAAMLAEFQASTDNSIELAEAVETWVQRHSLRASAPGALLPDLYIRRDGDRVEFSVGSDPLAGADWGVTFTQRRTIERIAVEDVANTLYDAVTMFNAHLMRRHPDNRRYRELQERLDSLPMESSSPARVAWLSGAGAQVEDFRQLWQDVRDAIPAHLREQLNQSESLSLVGGGLAELASPAALLFGSLSPTIAADDVATLYQALLQGTPSCQGTKRLQEAGIKILQDVELAGLTPGEQGSVLGEEAWRLLAPQKGRIVDVKEILQDLEVHIDHVKIKDRSVRAVSMLGVDGSARIVVNDSFELGVTDAIERFTLAHELGHLLLDQDRATQMIVASGEWAPVEIERRANAFAAAFLAPLPMLNAATSALHAPAISALSRTQIHAVAKTMRVSFSALVGRLQNIGWITPERADVLRSQV
- a CDS encoding DUF1778 domain-containing protein, with amino-acid sequence MATKDERLEMRVSKTDRELIEDAAKHLHESVSDFTRNAALDRAQHVLARAEVTLMPAEQFDALFASLDVADEAPELAKAFARPRRFKRG